The Paenibacillus uliginis N3/975 genome has a window encoding:
- a CDS encoding ABC transporter permease produces MRSNKGKNNGFIHEVVKNRYLYLLALPGMLFLLIFAYTPMLGHLLAFQNYRLSDGLFGSEWVGFKNFEFFFMGKDWLRVTWNTVFLNGLFLVFGIGTAVVLAVLLNEVTNKWFKKTAQSFVFLPYFISWLVVSMMVQTMFSSSEGMLNQALVALGYEGVDWYLTPSVWPFILTFVYVWKIAGYNSIIFLASITSISSEYYECAKIEGASRLQQIIYITLPLLRPIIIVLTLLGIGRIFYGDFGMIYALIGDVGVLFPTTDVIDTYAYRALRQMGNFSMSSAIILYQSFMGLITVILFNWLARKVDSDSRLF; encoded by the coding sequence TTGAGGAGTAATAAAGGAAAGAATAATGGATTTATCCATGAGGTCGTGAAAAATCGGTACTTGTATTTGCTTGCACTTCCAGGCATGTTGTTCCTGCTTATATTTGCGTATACCCCTATGCTTGGGCATTTGCTTGCCTTCCAGAACTATCGTCTCTCTGACGGACTGTTTGGCAGCGAATGGGTGGGATTTAAAAATTTCGAGTTTTTCTTTATGGGTAAGGACTGGCTGCGTGTTACATGGAACACCGTGTTCTTGAACGGGTTGTTTCTGGTATTCGGTATAGGTACTGCGGTAGTGCTCGCCGTGCTATTGAATGAAGTCACCAACAAGTGGTTCAAGAAGACAGCGCAGTCCTTTGTGTTTTTACCGTACTTCATCTCATGGCTTGTCGTCAGCATGATGGTACAGACGATGTTTAGCTCATCCGAAGGGATGCTGAACCAAGCGCTGGTCGCTCTTGGATACGAAGGAGTGGACTGGTACCTAACTCCAAGTGTATGGCCGTTTATTTTGACGTTCGTATATGTCTGGAAAATAGCAGGGTATAACTCGATTATCTTCCTGGCCTCCATAACGAGTATTTCATCAGAGTATTATGAGTGCGCCAAAATTGAAGGGGCCAGCCGCTTGCAGCAAATCATTTACATTACTCTTCCACTGCTGCGCCCAATCATTATTGTTTTGACGCTGCTTGGTATAGGACGAATTTTCTATGGAGATTTCGGCATGATCTATGCCCTCATAGGAGACGTTGGCGTATTGTTCCCAACTACAGATGTCATCGATACGTATGCGTATCGTGCGTTGCGGCAAATGGGCAATTTCAGTATGTCCTCCGCGATCATCCTCTATCAGTCATTTATGGGGCTTATCACAGTTATTCTATTTAATTGGCTTGCACGCAAGGTCGATTCAGATTCTAGATTGTTCTAA
- a CDS encoding ABC transporter substrate-binding protein → MRMKRWLTFSLVLLLSLSLAVGCSKAPNDTPAPESSKGNQTDKEGTKLEPVTLKIMIPGDRPPDMDEVIAEAEQRMKDTINVKLDIVFVPWADLGQKTQVTLASGENIDLIFDAPWLHINQMIADGFYEPLDDLLAQYGKAVLEKRPQQMWDANKYNGKIMAVPLGVVYMSGNSYVVRKDIREKLGIPPIKTYEDLINFAYKVKEKEPGIAPFTAGGTSGLQQSSIVAQRSLNDYDTHVRYTHALGSSLTLYYKNNDGKVYNLFEDPEPVLSWLKDARQLYNDGIVYKDILTAKDFLQPFMSGKAAIVTKGSFGTGLTFDQQFKNNVPNGDLETVTFFDKTKGANMTNFKQWNFLAVPKVSKNKERAVMFMNWANEKENYDLLSYGIQGKHWEPVGDSEVKLLDTKGYWGFGYVWVWNPIDERSDVDRDKRNDEYEAVLRDADSFTKDVLTGFEFDSSAVQNDLSQYNTVEAKYYPAMFNGVLDPEETLKKFEAEAGPSLKRIQEELQKQIDAFMANK, encoded by the coding sequence ATGAGAATGAAACGTTGGCTTACCTTCTCACTTGTGCTGCTGTTGTCATTATCTCTGGCCGTAGGTTGCTCGAAAGCGCCGAATGATACGCCAGCACCAGAATCATCTAAGGGAAATCAAACAGATAAAGAAGGCACTAAATTGGAACCGGTTACACTTAAAATCATGATTCCAGGAGATCGTCCACCAGATATGGATGAGGTTATCGCAGAAGCTGAACAACGGATGAAGGATACGATCAATGTCAAGTTAGACATTGTTTTCGTACCATGGGCTGATTTGGGTCAGAAGACACAAGTGACGCTTGCTTCGGGGGAAAATATCGACCTTATCTTCGATGCACCGTGGCTTCACATTAATCAAATGATCGCAGATGGGTTCTATGAACCACTGGACGACTTGCTCGCGCAATACGGTAAGGCCGTGCTGGAGAAGCGTCCGCAGCAAATGTGGGATGCGAATAAGTATAACGGCAAGATTATGGCTGTACCGCTTGGTGTCGTCTACATGTCGGGTAACTCCTATGTCGTACGCAAAGACATACGCGAGAAGCTAGGGATACCTCCTATTAAAACGTACGAAGATTTAATTAATTTTGCTTATAAGGTGAAGGAAAAAGAGCCGGGCATCGCGCCATTCACAGCGGGAGGAACGTCGGGATTGCAGCAGTCATCCATTGTAGCCCAACGCAGCTTGAACGATTATGATACGCATGTCCGTTACACACATGCGCTCGGAAGCAGTCTGACGCTGTATTATAAGAATAATGACGGCAAGGTATATAACCTGTTCGAGGATCCTGAACCAGTATTGTCTTGGTTGAAGGATGCCAGACAGTTGTATAATGACGGGATCGTATATAAAGACATTTTGACAGCCAAGGATTTCTTGCAGCCATTTATGAGTGGCAAAGCTGCGATCGTCACGAAAGGATCGTTCGGTACAGGTCTTACCTTTGACCAGCAGTTCAAAAACAATGTCCCGAATGGGGATTTGGAAACCGTCACATTTTTTGATAAAACCAAGGGTGCCAATATGACCAACTTCAAGCAGTGGAATTTCCTCGCTGTGCCGAAGGTAAGCAAAAATAAGGAACGCGCAGTGATGTTCATGAACTGGGCAAATGAGAAGGAAAACTATGATTTGCTGTCCTACGGCATTCAAGGGAAGCACTGGGAGCCTGTTGGCGATAGCGAAGTAAAGCTGCTCGATACAAAAGGATACTGGGGATTTGGATATGTATGGGTATGGAACCCGATAGATGAACGTTCAGATGTCGACCGAGATAAGCGTAATGACGAATATGAAGCTGTATTGCGCGATGCTGACAGCTTTACGAAGGATGTTCTTACAGGATTCGAATTCGACTCTTCAGCCGTGCAGAACGACCTCAGTCAATACAATACGGTAGAGGCCAAGTATTACCCTGCAATGTTTAATGGTGTTCTCGATCCAGAAGAGACATTGAAGAAGTTCGAAGCAGAGGCCGGGCCTTCACTCAAGCGTATACAAGAGGAATTGCAGAAGCAAATCGATGCTTTCATGGCCAACAAGTAG
- a CDS encoding carbohydrate ABC transporter permease: protein MRERLFLGVVYVLLIGFALICFIPFWIVLINSFADESVIQTSGYQLFPTSFSLDAYTFLLSGEQVFRSYGVTLFVTIAGTMLGVTLTATYAYVLSHPKVKYRHVLSFLTFLTMLFGAGLVGFYMLIANWLHLKDSLWALILPYLLNPFYAFILVSYYRSLPYEMNEAATVDGANDIHIFFRVIWPVSLPVIATVALFYALQYWNDWYLSLLFIDNYKMHPLQIMIRQLMSNLNAMSYVGGSQTDYNIMIPTYGMQLAIVCITIGPIVLVYPFVQKYFIKGMTLGSVKG, encoded by the coding sequence ATGCGGGAGCGATTGTTCCTTGGCGTTGTTTACGTGCTATTAATCGGGTTTGCGTTGATCTGCTTCATCCCCTTTTGGATTGTGCTGATTAACTCTTTTGCAGACGAGTCGGTTATTCAAACCTCCGGGTATCAGTTATTTCCGACTTCGTTTAGTCTGGATGCCTACACCTTTCTATTGTCAGGGGAGCAGGTATTCCGAAGCTATGGTGTCACATTGTTCGTTACGATTGCAGGAACGATGCTTGGCGTCACCCTTACAGCAACCTATGCGTATGTTCTAAGCCATCCGAAGGTGAAGTATCGTCACGTACTCTCGTTCTTAACTTTTCTAACGATGCTGTTCGGTGCAGGGCTCGTCGGGTTTTATATGCTAATCGCCAACTGGCTGCATCTCAAAGACTCCTTATGGGCGCTTATTCTCCCCTACCTGCTCAACCCGTTCTATGCGTTCATTCTCGTTTCCTACTACCGCTCCTTGCCCTACGAGATGAATGAAGCCGCAACGGTGGACGGGGCGAATGACATTCATATCTTCTTTCGTGTCATATGGCCTGTTTCATTGCCGGTTATCGCTACGGTTGCACTGTTCTATGCACTGCAGTATTGGAATGACTGGTACTTGTCACTTCTCTTTATTGATAATTACAAGATGCATCCGCTACAAATTATGATCCGCCAGCTAATGTCCAACTTGAATGCGATGTCTTACGTTGGTGGGAGTCAGACGGACTACAACATTATGATTCCGACATATGGCATGCAGCTAGCCATTGTATGTATTACGATTGGACCGATTGTTCTCGTGTATCCTTTCGTGCAGAAATATTTTATTAAGGGTATGACGCTAGGGTCTGTTAAAGGTTAA